The Methanothrix sp. genome window below encodes:
- a CDS encoding tRNA (N(6)-L-threonylcarbamoyladenosine(37)-C(2))-methylthiotransferase, with product MRFCIETHGCTANIGNSMELRRLLIAHGHLESDLDNSDVVILNTCAVTSRTERDMLRRICELRGRRLIVAGCLPAAIPELIEGFEAVGVLNRGGMEKVLDALGRSKSPELDRPIPCLPGSLCGVVTISEGCPGACSYCIVKRARGPLRSREPREIESDVRHLINSGAVEIQLASQDAGAYGCDISTSLPELLDLLSDMDGAFMIRVGMMNPGSVLRILDDLLDSYRSEKMYRFLHLPLQSGSDRVLERMGRGYTSRDFVHIVSEFRSRFPDISLATDVITGFPGETDQDFRMTENVITATQPDKVNVTRYSQRPHTPASMMHDMPDRIKKERSRRMTELWKEIALLRNSRYTGHELEVLVTEHGRAGTMKGRTRNYTGVVVHGASYIGKWVRARATDATPFYIKARCTGSL from the coding sequence ATGCGGTTCTGCATAGAGACCCACGGCTGCACAGCGAATATCGGGAACTCAATGGAGCTGAGGAGATTGCTGATCGCGCACGGGCACCTCGAGAGCGATCTCGATAATTCAGATGTAGTTATCCTCAATACATGTGCAGTGACATCGCGCACAGAGCGGGACATGCTCAGGCGGATCTGCGAGCTCAGAGGCAGAAGGCTGATAGTTGCAGGCTGTTTGCCTGCTGCCATTCCGGAGCTGATTGAGGGTTTTGAGGCCGTGGGCGTTCTGAACAGAGGCGGCATGGAGAAGGTCCTTGATGCTCTTGGAAGATCAAAGAGTCCGGAACTGGATCGTCCAATTCCGTGCCTGCCCGGCAGCCTGTGCGGCGTTGTCACCATCTCAGAGGGCTGCCCCGGAGCATGCTCATACTGCATAGTAAAGAGGGCCAGGGGGCCTCTGAGAAGCAGAGAGCCGCGCGAAATAGAGAGCGATGTCAGGCATCTCATAAATAGCGGTGCTGTTGAGATCCAGCTGGCATCCCAGGATGCCGGAGCTTACGGATGCGACATCAGCACGTCCCTTCCTGAGCTGCTCGATCTGCTCTCCGATATGGATGGAGCGTTCATGATACGGGTGGGCATGATGAACCCGGGCTCCGTCCTGAGGATTCTCGACGATCTCCTGGATTCGTACAGGAGCGAGAAGATGTACAGATTTCTCCACCTTCCGCTCCAGTCTGGATCCGACAGGGTTCTGGAGAGAATGGGGAGGGGCTACACATCGCGTGATTTTGTTCACATCGTGAGTGAGTTCAGATCGAGATTTCCGGACATCTCGCTCGCGACCGATGTCATAACCGGCTTCCCGGGAGAGACGGATCAGGACTTCAGAATGACTGAGAATGTGATAACAGCAACCCAGCCTGATAAGGTGAACGTCACAAGATACTCACAGAGACCTCACACACCCGCATCTATGATGCATGATATGCCGGACAGGATAAAGAAGGAGAGGTCACGCAGGATGACGGAGCTCTGGAAGGAGATCGCCCTGCTCCGGAACAGCCGGTACACAGGGCACGAGCTGGAGGTGCTGGTCACAGAGCATGGAAGAGCCGGCACCATGAAGGGGAGGACCAGGAACTACACCGGAGTCGTGGTCCATGGTGCCAGCTACATTGGAAAATGGGTTAGAGCAAGGGCGACAGATGCAACGCCCTTCTACATAAAGGCCAGATGCACTGGAAGTCTGTGA
- a CDS encoding HAD family hydrolase has product MGELAVVLDVAGTLLRMYRVANDLIRRRILERIVTAQLIIERPGRALVVPQMDPGDVRRCPEDMHLLRLIELCSEGIEISCYSTPVSQPDVLEAIRRSDATVRDLLVAHDAVRQRCPETYHTTGIIVDSVDMTVPYIVSTGGVPFPGVKSVLDELRAMGADIYIASGDSPRSLIHLVDYGIDPEKLYSVADPIRKKEIVKRLKENHRAVVMVGDGLNDIYALKEADLGVLTVQQNPDPHPRLLEVADIMIGDIRQLPVAVKAYILRTDVCDLRSV; this is encoded by the coding sequence ATGGGCGAGCTGGCAGTTGTTCTTGATGTCGCAGGCACACTGCTCCGGATGTATCGTGTGGCCAATGATCTCATCCGCAGGAGGATCCTGGAGAGAATAGTGACAGCACAGCTCATAATAGAGAGGCCGGGGAGGGCGCTTGTCGTGCCTCAGATGGATCCGGGGGATGTCCGGAGATGCCCTGAGGACATGCATCTGCTCAGGCTGATAGAGCTGTGCTCAGAGGGCATAGAGATAAGCTGCTACAGCACACCGGTATCTCAACCGGATGTGCTTGAGGCGATAAGACGCTCAGATGCGACCGTCAGGGATCTCCTGGTGGCGCATGATGCTGTCAGGCAGAGATGCCCTGAGACGTACCACACAACTGGGATAATCGTTGACTCTGTGGATATGACAGTCCCGTACATTGTGAGCACAGGAGGTGTGCCGTTCCCTGGTGTCAAATCTGTTCTGGATGAGCTACGAGCTATGGGGGCGGATATCTACATAGCGTCCGGCGACAGCCCCAGGAGTCTGATCCATCTTGTCGATTACGGCATAGATCCTGAAAAATTATACTCTGTTGCCGATCCGATACGGAAGAAGGAGATCGTTAAGAGGCTCAAAGAGAATCACAGGGCTGTGGTGATGGTCGGCGATGGTCTCAACGATATCTATGCCCTGAAGGAGGCAGATCTCGGAGTGCTCACAGTCCAGCAGAATCCAGACCCACACCCCAGGCTGCTGGAGGTTGCGGATATCATGATAGGAGATATCCGTCAGCTTCCTGTTGCAGTGAAAGCATATATTTTGCGAACGGATGTGTGCGATCTCAGATCCGTATGA
- a CDS encoding ABC transporter permease — MSLQGEINKCLSAAYKNWIISKRNVFTVFELVFWPLISLLSIGLMTRFLGVEGEKVAFLLVGAIGLTILQICQIDVAYVLLFDMWSKSIKNTFVSPVRGYHLVLGALLFGMVRGTFAFTILVVISRILFGFDFLAGGIHTVLIFLAGVFAVSAIIGMIVCISILLFGQKADVAAWSLSGVIMLISGIYYPVSVLPEPLQLMARAVPLTYFLEYYRSAYGFGDHNILTGAVMVAGYMIAGLIALEMTIERARKTGILLRLSE; from the coding sequence TTGAGCTTGCAGGGTGAGATCAACAAGTGCCTCTCCGCGGCATACAAGAACTGGATAATATCCAAGAGGAACGTGTTCACGGTCTTCGAGCTCGTTTTCTGGCCTCTGATCAGCCTCCTCTCCATCGGTCTGATGACCAGGTTTTTGGGCGTGGAGGGGGAAAAAGTTGCGTTTCTGCTCGTGGGAGCGATCGGGCTGACGATCCTTCAGATATGTCAGATAGATGTCGCCTATGTTCTGCTGTTCGATATGTGGTCGAAGAGCATAAAGAACACGTTTGTCTCTCCTGTGCGTGGGTACCATCTTGTGCTCGGCGCCCTCCTCTTCGGGATGGTTCGTGGAACATTTGCATTCACGATACTTGTTGTCATCAGCAGAATCCTCTTCGGCTTTGATTTCCTCGCAGGAGGGATACACACAGTTTTGATATTTCTGGCAGGGGTCTTCGCAGTCTCAGCCATCATAGGGATGATAGTCTGCATCTCGATACTTCTCTTCGGTCAGAAGGCGGACGTCGCGGCGTGGAGCCTGAGCGGGGTGATAATGCTCATAAGCGGGATATACTATCCGGTCAGCGTTCTTCCGGAGCCGCTCCAGCTAATGGCACGTGCTGTGCCGCTGACGTATTTTCTGGAGTACTACAGATCTGCCTACGGTTTTGGGGATCACAATATCCTGACGGGAGCGGTGATGGTGGCCGGGTACATGATTGCAGGCCTGATCGCCCTTGAGATGACGATCGAGCGGGCCAGGAAGACGGGCATACTCCTGCGCCTCTCGGAGTGA
- a CDS encoding ABC transporter ATP-binding protein, protein MNDAVRASGICKSFNTLFRSKKEVLRDINLLIDGEEIFGILGPNGSGKTTLLSIFSTLIYPDRGELTILGIDARRKTHEVRKLINISTGKPNFPWSLTVRENLRHSGMLYGLHGRELERAVDWSMESFDLYQYQDTRFENLSTGVKQRLSLAKAMLNGPKLLFLDEPTTGLDPQMAQRTRALVRRIHRDMGVSVVMTTHYMPEAEDLCGMIAFLKEGRIVAQDTPARLKRSLKIGERLTIRYRGDVDANALRSIPGLISADLSAGRADLVIDKNEATFSGVMRTFQSAEILELELEEPDLEDVFIELAG, encoded by the coding sequence ATGAATGATGCGGTCCGTGCCTCAGGGATATGCAAGAGCTTCAACACGCTGTTCCGGAGCAAAAAAGAGGTTCTCAGGGATATCAATCTCCTGATAGATGGGGAGGAGATATTCGGCATACTCGGTCCGAACGGCTCCGGGAAGACAACTCTGCTCTCGATATTCTCAACGCTCATCTACCCTGACAGGGGCGAGCTCACCATTCTGGGGATAGACGCGCGGAGGAAGACACACGAGGTCAGGAAGCTCATAAACATAAGCACAGGAAAGCCGAACTTTCCCTGGAGCCTTACAGTCAGGGAGAACCTGCGCCACTCAGGTATGCTCTACGGTCTCCATGGAAGAGAGCTCGAGAGGGCCGTGGACTGGTCGATGGAGAGCTTCGATCTATACCAGTATCAGGACACCCGGTTCGAGAACCTGTCGACCGGTGTGAAGCAGAGATTATCGCTTGCAAAGGCAATGCTGAACGGTCCGAAGCTTTTATTTCTGGATGAGCCGACGACCGGCCTGGATCCGCAGATGGCACAGAGGACGAGAGCGCTGGTCAGGAGAATTCACAGGGACATGGGCGTCTCTGTTGTCATGACCACCCACTACATGCCAGAGGCCGAGGATCTCTGCGGGATGATAGCGTTCCTGAAGGAGGGGCGCATAGTTGCCCAGGACACGCCGGCAAGGCTGAAGAGAAGCCTGAAGATAGGGGAGAGGTTGACGATAAGGTACAGGGGAGATGTAGACGCAAACGCCCTGCGGTCGATTCCTGGATTGATATCCGCAGATCTTTCAGCGGGCAGAGCGGATCTGGTCATCGATAAAAACGAGGCGACATTCAGCGGGGTCATGCGCACATTCCAAAGCGCTGAAATACTCGAGCTGGAGCTTGAAGAGCCGGATCTGGAGGATGTATTCATTGAGCTTGCAGGGTGA
- the rlmJ gene encoding 23S rRNA (adenine(2030)-N(6))-methyltransferase RlmJ, with the protein MTYDHREHAGNAGDLWKHFLLSEAAAYLLSRSALAYAESHAGYLEYGLDTGGEWRWGIGRCWHVRSWIKSPYFSVLEEMNGDQLLRYPGSAQLVLRLGRAFGRKVTAELWDISRDVEKSWRSCPDVHFHLGDGFSGVMDLLKRGDPGLLLIDPPSPEDHGRAIELLKEAADRGWSVMSWHIMNSATFPEGLDLYPLEFHEVGLEGGRWPGCIVAVSSGDEHLRRHVRLRAREFISALRRLVAGEGAV; encoded by the coding sequence ATGACCTACGACCACAGGGAGCATGCGGGAAACGCAGGCGATCTCTGGAAGCACTTTCTGCTATCAGAGGCAGCTGCGTATCTTCTCTCCCGTTCAGCTCTGGCTTACGCAGAATCGCACGCCGGGTACCTGGAGTACGGGCTTGATACCGGTGGGGAATGGAGGTGGGGCATAGGGAGGTGCTGGCATGTGAGATCATGGATCAAGAGCCCGTACTTCTCGGTTCTGGAGGAGATGAACGGGGATCAGCTCCTGCGGTACCCTGGCTCAGCACAGCTCGTCCTGAGGCTCGGCAGAGCTTTCGGGCGGAAGGTCACGGCAGAGCTCTGGGATATCAGCAGGGATGTCGAAAAGAGCTGGCGCAGCTGTCCCGATGTGCATTTCCATCTGGGTGACGGCTTCTCCGGCGTCATGGATCTCCTGAAGAGAGGAGATCCAGGGCTTCTGCTCATCGACCCGCCCTCCCCTGAGGATCACGGGAGGGCCATCGAGCTTTTAAAGGAGGCTGCAGATCGTGGATGGTCGGTGATGAGCTGGCACATCATGAACAGCGCGACTTTTCCTGAGGGCCTGGACCTGTATCCCCTGGAGTTTCACGAGGTGGGCCTTGAGGGCGGGAGGTGGCCGGGCTGCATCGTGGCCGTATCATCCGGTGATGAACATCTCAGGAGGCACGTCAGACTTCGCGCCAGGGAATTCATATCCGCTCTGAGACGTCTGGTCGCAGGAGAGGGTGCGGTTTGA
- a CDS encoding ferrous iron transporter B — protein sequence MQEERPLKILLMGNPNVGKSVIFSRLTGADAISSNYPGTTVGYTEGSINVLGRSAALIDVPGVYSLDPSSKAEEVANLILEQGADLIVNVVDATNLERNLNLTLELQERGIPMVVALNLWDVAVRKGLEIDVERLSDELGIKVVPTVAASGLGIRDLVEAIGSSMGSRPPVLSLDPAERWQRVGEIVSRVQKVHHRHPSHLERLEDLTIRPWTGIPVALMVLYLSFSLIVGAGELFMDRVSDPLFVRYSYWIFAMADRYTSGFAHDILVGRSPELLESFGLLTTGLYIPFGIVLPFLIPFYLVLGFLEDLGYLPRVSVLMDALMHRLGLHGAAIIPCVLGMGCSVPGVLGLRVLESSKQRFLAATLMTMSIPCASQTAMVFGILAPYGLQYIFAVYATLLTVFIISGMILHRLIREESPEIFMEIPQYRMPVPGALLKKTFLRIRTFILEAVPYIGIGIVVMNIFEITGLMRSIGELARPIVSGILGLPEEAATALILGFLRKDIGIGMFVPLGLSPEQLVIASVVLAMYFPCVATLTVLMKELGAYDTIRALVFRLVAAAMVGGVLRVVLL from the coding sequence ATGCAGGAAGAGAGGCCGCTCAAGATCCTCCTCATGGGCAACCCGAATGTGGGCAAGAGCGTGATATTCTCGAGGCTGACAGGAGCTGATGCCATCTCCTCGAACTATCCAGGAACAACTGTGGGCTATACAGAGGGCAGCATAAATGTGCTGGGAAGGAGCGCTGCTCTGATAGATGTGCCTGGTGTGTATTCACTGGATCCAAGCTCAAAGGCGGAGGAGGTCGCGAATCTCATACTCGAGCAGGGCGCAGATCTCATAGTCAACGTTGTGGACGCGACAAACCTGGAGAGAAACCTGAATCTCACCCTCGAGCTGCAGGAGCGCGGGATCCCGATGGTCGTCGCCCTCAACCTCTGGGATGTGGCTGTAAGGAAGGGTCTCGAGATAGACGTCGAGAGGCTCTCGGATGAGCTGGGCATAAAGGTCGTGCCCACTGTTGCTGCCAGCGGCCTGGGTATACGCGATCTCGTCGAGGCGATCGGGAGCTCGATGGGCTCAAGACCACCTGTGTTGAGCCTAGATCCCGCAGAGAGATGGCAGAGGGTTGGTGAGATCGTATCGAGGGTGCAGAAGGTCCACCACCGCCATCCATCTCACCTCGAGCGGCTGGAGGATCTCACGATACGACCGTGGACCGGAATACCCGTGGCGCTCATGGTGCTCTATCTCTCGTTCAGCCTGATAGTGGGGGCCGGAGAGCTCTTCATGGACAGGGTGAGCGATCCTCTCTTCGTCAGGTACAGCTACTGGATCTTCGCCATGGCTGACAGATACACATCGGGTTTCGCGCATGACATCCTTGTGGGGAGATCACCAGAGCTGCTTGAGTCTTTTGGCCTTCTAACAACAGGACTCTACATACCATTTGGCATCGTCCTCCCGTTCCTGATACCCTTCTATCTGGTGCTTGGATTCCTCGAGGACCTGGGGTATCTCCCCAGGGTGAGCGTGCTCATGGACGCTCTCATGCACAGGCTCGGTCTCCACGGTGCTGCGATAATACCGTGCGTGCTCGGGATGGGCTGCAGCGTTCCTGGAGTCCTGGGGCTGCGCGTTCTGGAGTCGTCGAAGCAGCGCTTTCTCGCTGCGACGCTCATGACGATGAGCATACCCTGCGCATCGCAGACCGCGATGGTATTCGGGATCCTTGCCCCATACGGCCTGCAATACATCTTCGCAGTCTATGCAACCCTCCTCACAGTATTCATCATCTCTGGCATGATTCTCCACAGACTGATCCGGGAGGAGTCACCTGAGATATTCATGGAGATCCCTCAGTACAGGATGCCTGTGCCTGGTGCGCTGCTGAAGAAGACGTTTCTGCGCATCAGGACGTTCATACTTGAGGCTGTTCCATACATAGGAATCGGCATAGTTGTGATGAACATCTTCGAGATCACAGGTCTCATGAGGAGCATCGGGGAGCTGGCGAGGCCGATTGTCTCAGGCATTCTCGGCCTGCCGGAGGAGGCTGCGACTGCCCTCATTCTGGGCTTCCTCAGAAAGGATATCGGCATAGGCATGTTCGTCCCGCTGGGCCTCTCGCCGGAGCAGCTTGTCATAGCGTCTGTTGTGCTCGCGATGTACTTCCCATGTGTCGCAACCCTGACAGTGCTGATGAAGGAGCTCGGAGCTTATGATACAATCAGAGCTCTGGTTTTCCGCCTGGTTGCAGCTGCGATGGTGGGAGGCGTGCTCAGAGTTGTCCTTCTATGA
- the pstA gene encoding phosphate ABC transporter permease PstA, which yields MATDKRTEALTAAGAILLLSSLIALLIQPPLQILLLLWRSLLAVAVFMHILQARRLSTRNAMVLCIDALILIAIEIFLLFLHPDLVISPSNLGASFSYRLLAPSAAFIAGVLVLKDAINMLYGFGAKAREVLAFTLIRGSAVLAILILGGIFSAILYNGIGAISIEFLTEPHRNLGQEGGIVTCIEGTMWLVLGAMLVSAPLGIGAGIYLNEYSRSHTLNRMITISISCLNGVPSVVYGLFGLAFLVSTVGISLLAGSVILGLMNLPTIILTTQEALKSVPDSLREGSVALGATKWQTIMRIVIPSALPGILTGLIIGVARAAGETAPIMWTAVTFTPVYVDKVYGVVPDVYQPVNNLCYHLLQLIYFLGAWDVEKRAWGTALVLMGLVLAMNFLAIVVRNHYRKKVRW from the coding sequence GTGGCTACTGATAAAAGAACAGAAGCGCTCACAGCCGCAGGCGCGATCCTGCTCCTCTCATCGCTGATCGCACTTCTGATACAGCCACCGCTTCAGATTCTGCTGTTGCTCTGGAGATCTCTTCTGGCAGTTGCTGTGTTCATGCACATTCTGCAGGCCCGCAGGCTGAGCACCAGAAACGCGATGGTTTTGTGCATTGATGCACTGATTCTCATCGCGATTGAAATCTTTCTTCTCTTTCTACACCCTGATCTCGTCATCAGCCCATCGAACCTCGGGGCCTCGTTCAGCTACAGGCTCCTCGCGCCTTCAGCTGCATTCATAGCGGGCGTTTTGGTGTTAAAAGATGCAATCAACATGCTCTACGGGTTTGGCGCAAAAGCGAGAGAGGTTCTGGCATTCACGCTCATCAGAGGCTCGGCGGTGCTGGCCATTCTGATACTTGGCGGCATATTCTCAGCGATTCTTTACAACGGCATTGGTGCCATAAGCATCGAATTTCTGACAGAACCGCACAGAAACCTCGGGCAGGAGGGCGGCATTGTGACTTGCATTGAGGGCACGATGTGGCTTGTCCTGGGCGCCATGCTGGTATCAGCTCCGCTTGGCATTGGCGCTGGAATATATCTGAACGAGTACTCGAGGAGTCACACGCTCAACCGTATGATCACGATATCTATAAGCTGCCTCAACGGCGTTCCATCTGTGGTCTACGGTCTCTTTGGTCTCGCATTTCTCGTCTCCACGGTCGGAATCTCCCTACTTGCTGGATCTGTGATACTGGGTCTCATGAACCTGCCCACGATAATCCTGACGACACAGGAGGCGCTGAAATCTGTCCCCGACTCGCTTCGGGAGGGAAGCGTGGCTCTGGGGGCCACAAAGTGGCAGACGATCATGAGGATAGTCATTCCATCAGCGCTTCCTGGCATACTCACAGGCCTGATAATCGGCGTGGCCAGGGCCGCTGGAGAGACCGCTCCGATCATGTGGACCGCCGTAACATTCACCCCAGTTTATGTGGATAAGGTCTACGGCGTGGTTCCGGATGTGTATCAGCCTGTGAACAACCTGTGCTACCATCTTCTACAGCTGATATACTTCCTCGGGGCGTGGGATGTCGAGAAAAGGGCCTGGGGCACGGCTCTGGTTCTGATGGGCCTTGTGCTGGCGATGAACTTCCTGGCGATAGTTGTAAGAAACCACTACAGAAAGAAGGTAAGGTGGTAG
- the pstC gene encoding phosphate ABC transporter permease subunit PstC, with protein sequence MSVLHPAMRRLPERIIESMLLITAVTSIALMILIFAYLIRESLPAVYEVGVLNLVLGGKWHSSGNIFGMRPLIVDTLLVAVLALAINMAVGIPLAIYLAELSGPRSRAVLKPAVELLAGVPSIVYGFLGIIILVPYLGNTFDMLTGRSILAGAILLGIMFIPSITTICEDALRAVPTEFKEGSMALGATRWQTIRHVVLPAASSGITAAVLLNIGNIIGETMAVLLVVGNIARIPTPIYDVFDRGATFTSVIAGEMGEVAHGSLHYHALFAVGLMLLIIVSILSVIGDLARERIRRRFGGY encoded by the coding sequence ATGAGTGTCTTGCATCCCGCTATGAGAAGACTGCCCGAGAGGATAATAGAGTCCATGCTCCTGATTACAGCAGTGACTTCCATCGCTCTCATGATTCTCATTTTCGCATACCTGATACGAGAGAGTCTGCCTGCGGTCTATGAGGTTGGGGTGCTGAACCTCGTCCTGGGCGGGAAATGGCACTCCTCGGGAAACATCTTCGGGATGCGCCCGCTGATAGTCGACACACTGCTGGTCGCAGTTCTCGCTCTGGCGATAAACATGGCGGTGGGCATACCCCTTGCAATATATCTCGCGGAGCTCTCCGGCCCCAGGAGCAGAGCTGTGCTGAAGCCGGCTGTGGAGCTGCTCGCCGGGGTGCCATCGATCGTGTACGGATTTCTCGGAATCATAATCCTCGTGCCGTACCTGGGGAACACCTTCGATATGCTCACAGGCAGATCGATACTTGCCGGCGCAATACTTCTTGGGATAATGTTCATACCGTCCATAACGACCATATGCGAGGATGCGCTGAGGGCAGTTCCGACCGAGTTCAAGGAGGGCTCGATGGCTCTCGGAGCTACGAGATGGCAGACGATAAGGCATGTTGTGCTTCCAGCAGCATCGTCCGGCATAACGGCAGCCGTGCTTCTGAACATAGGCAACATCATCGGCGAGACCATGGCTGTACTTCTGGTGGTTGGAAACATCGCCAGGATACCCACACCGATATACGATGTCTTCGATCGTGGTGCGACGTTCACCTCTGTCATAGCCGGGGAGATGGGCGAGGTGGCACATGGCTCTCTGCACTACCACGCGCTCTTTGCTGTGGGGCTGATGCTTCTCATAATAGTATCGATACTGAGCGTGATAGGAGATCTCGCTCGCGAGCGCATCAGGAGGAGGTTCGGTGGCTACTGA
- a CDS encoding M48 family metallopeptidase encodes MIRRSKRRQKTIEIRLKGNRIEVLAPADISDKDLDAHIARFRSRVERRRSRDDSHLEQRAMQLNMKYLGGAVSWKSISYSDRMEKRYGSCTPSDGTIRISSRLRGMPVWVEDYVIIHELAHMIEPNHGPRFRSLVNRYPLAERARGFLMAMDMCRRKTVQT; translated from the coding sequence GTGATCAGGCGCTCAAAACGCAGGCAGAAGACGATTGAGATAAGGCTCAAGGGGAACAGGATAGAGGTTCTGGCCCCGGCTGATATCTCCGATAAAGATCTCGACGCGCACATCGCCAGGTTCAGGAGCCGGGTGGAGAGGAGGAGATCGAGAGACGACTCCCATCTGGAGCAGAGGGCCATGCAGCTCAACATGAAGTACCTTGGAGGTGCTGTCTCCTGGAAGAGCATCTCGTACTCAGATAGAATGGAGAAGCGATATGGATCCTGCACACCATCTGATGGCACGATAAGGATAAGCTCCCGGCTCAGAGGTATGCCGGTCTGGGTGGAGGATTATGTGATCATTCACGAGCTCGCACACATGATCGAGCCGAACCACGGGCCGCGCTTCAGGTCGCTGGTGAACAGATATCCGCTGGCGGAGAGGGCTCGCGGATTCCTGATGGCGATGGATATGTGCAGGAGAAAGACAGTGCAAACATAA